The following proteins are encoded in a genomic region of Takifugu rubripes chromosome 9, fTakRub1.2, whole genome shotgun sequence:
- the avpr1aa gene encoding arginine vasopressin receptor 1Aa has protein sequence MHTPDYALLLNGVNGSLVSRPIELNMGTSGNSTELLNSNGSDPFARNEEVAQIEIMVLSITFVVAVIGNVSVLLAMHNTKKKISRMHLFIKHLSLADLVVAFFQVLPQLCWEITFRFYGSDFLCRIVKHLQVMGMFASTYMMVMMTLDRYIAICHPLKTLQQSSQRSYIMIISTWMCSLALSTPQYFIFSLSEIEKGSEVYDCWAHFIEPWGAKAYITWITVGIFLVPVTMLMMCYGFICHSIWKNIKFKKRKGTTGAATKNGLIGKNSVSSITTISRAKLRTVKMTFVIVLAYIVCWAPFFTVQMWSVWDENFQWADSENTAVTLSALLASLNSCCNPWIYMIFSGHLLQDFVHCLPCCVKMNTDFKKEDSDSSLRRTTLLSKMTNRSPTASSGNWRELDNSPKSSNEVE, from the exons ATGCACACTCCCGATTATGCTCTGCTCCTGAACGGAGTGAACGGCTCTCTGGTTTCCAGGCCCATTGAATTGAACATGGGGACGTCGGGAAACAGCACCGAACTCCTCAATTCCAACGGATCGGATCCGTTTGCGCGAAACGAGGAGGTTGCCCAAATCGAGATAATGGTCCTGAGCATCACCTTCGTGGTCGCTGTGATTGGGAACGTGAGCGTCTTGCTGGCCATGCACAACACCAAGAAGAAGATATCACGGATGCACCTTTTCATCAAGCACCTCAGCCTGGCTGACCTGGTGGTCGCCTTCTTCCAGGTGCTCCCGCAGCTCTGCTGGGAGATCACGTTCCGTTTCTACGGTTCGGACTTTCTCTGCAGAATAGTTAAACACCTCCAAGTGATGGGAATGTTCGCGTCCACCTacatgatggtaatgatgaccCTCGACCGTTACATCGCCATCTGTCACCCGCTGAAAACTCTCCAGCAGTCCAGCCAGCGCTCCTATATCATGATCATCTCCACCTGGATGTGCAGCCTGGCGCTCAGCACCCCGCAATATTTCATCTTCTCCCTGAGCGAGATCGAGAAGGGCTCGGAGGTTTACGACTGCTGGGCGCACTTCATCGAACCGTGGGGGGCCAAGGCGTATATCACCTGGATCACCGTGGGCATCTTCCTGGTGCCTGTGACTATGCTCATGATGTGTTACGGGTTCATTTGTCACAGCATATGGAAAAACATCAAATTCAAGAAACGGAAAGGGACGACCGGCGCCGCTACCAAAAACGGACTCATAGGAAAGAATTCTGTCAGCAGCATCACAACTATATCAAGAGCCAAGCTGAGGACTGTTAAAATGACTTTTGTGATAGTTCTGGCGTACATCGTTTGCTGGGCGCCTTTTTTCACCGTACAGATGTGGTCTGTGTGGGATGAAAATTTCCAGTGGGCTG ATTCGGAGAACACAGCGGTGACTCTCTCTGCGCTGCTTGCCAGTCTCAACAGCTGCTGCAACCCTTGGATATACATGATCTTCAGCGGTCACCTCCTGCAGGATTTCGTGCACTGCCTGCCCTGCTGCGTGAAAATGAACactgacttcaaaaaggaggatTCTGACAGCAGCCTCCGCAGAACCACGCTGCTGTCCAAAATGACCAATCGGAGTCCGACAGCCAGCTCTGGCAATTGGAGAGAACTGGACAATTCTCCAAAGTCCTCCAATGAGGTTGAGTAA